In Corallococcus silvisoli, one genomic interval encodes:
- a CDS encoding FG-GAP-like repeat-containing protein: protein MNSRIRKHPRSSPQTLLCLGLLGLSAPAWAAAPLGFAPPVNSVTSPGPEAVTVGDFNADGRLDAITANPSDNSLSVLLGNGAGGFAPAPKRVPFNPDTFPNAVITGGFGGANTLDVAYVGTRVLETLNGDGVDGFTSSSQTLILPQGESLRGITSANFNGDTRIDVATLSAQPRVVILLNQGTGAPPQTLFLPLSAPAVDLAAADITGDGHPDLVTVDASGLVTLLGGRGDGAFYPNKTYPSAGGATRVLLADATGDGRKDILVAGNGFVSVLPGNGNGEFGEARTLSTQVNATAFAAADLNLDGFVDVALASSAASGITVLLNPGDGVFGQPTTLPTNHPVSALTTGDFNSDGKPDLIAAQRAGNTVSVFLNTSTALKADARVQLFAGPNLGLLTPYIRYEVRVTNNGPAVMNAATVRSALPAGLSASSSECTASSGTVTCGFGPLAVGATQSRFFTVPLGLLNIGLPYTVTATRVAGEPEDPNAANNQDSRRCTAISILLVSCD from the coding sequence ATGAACTCGCGAATCAGGAAGCACCCCCGCTCCTCTCCGCAGACCCTCCTGTGCCTGGGATTGCTGGGCCTCTCCGCTCCCGCCTGGGCGGCGGCCCCCCTCGGCTTCGCGCCCCCCGTGAACAGCGTCACCTCCCCGGGCCCCGAGGCCGTCACCGTGGGTGACTTCAACGCCGATGGACGGCTCGACGCCATCACCGCCAACCCCTCCGACAACAGCCTCTCCGTCCTCCTGGGCAACGGCGCCGGCGGCTTCGCCCCGGCCCCGAAGCGCGTGCCCTTCAACCCAGACACCTTCCCCAACGCCGTCATCACCGGCGGCTTCGGCGGGGCCAACACGCTCGACGTCGCGTACGTGGGCACCCGCGTCCTCGAGACGCTGAACGGCGACGGCGTGGACGGCTTCACGTCCTCCAGCCAGACCCTCATCCTCCCCCAAGGGGAATCCCTGCGCGGCATCACCTCCGCGAACTTCAACGGAGACACGCGCATCGACGTGGCGACCCTGTCCGCCCAGCCGCGCGTCGTCATCCTGCTCAACCAGGGGACGGGGGCGCCGCCGCAGACGCTCTTCCTGCCGCTGTCCGCGCCCGCCGTGGACCTCGCGGCGGCGGACATCACCGGTGACGGACACCCAGACCTCGTCACCGTGGACGCCTCCGGCCTCGTCACCCTCCTGGGCGGCAGGGGCGACGGCGCCTTCTATCCAAACAAGACCTATCCCAGCGCCGGGGGCGCGACCCGCGTGCTCCTGGCGGACGCCACCGGGGATGGCCGCAAGGACATCCTCGTCGCGGGCAACGGCTTCGTGTCCGTCCTGCCCGGCAACGGCAACGGCGAGTTCGGCGAGGCCCGCACCCTCTCCACCCAGGTCAACGCCACCGCCTTCGCGGCCGCGGACCTGAACCTCGACGGGTTCGTGGACGTGGCCCTCGCCTCCAGCGCCGCGTCCGGCATCACCGTGCTCCTCAACCCGGGCGACGGGGTCTTCGGTCAACCCACGACCCTGCCCACGAACCACCCGGTCTCCGCGCTGACGACGGGCGACTTCAACTCCGACGGGAAGCCGGACCTCATCGCGGCCCAGCGCGCGGGCAACACCGTCTCCGTGTTCCTCAACACCTCCACGGCGCTGAAGGCGGACGCCCGGGTGCAGCTCTTCGCCGGGCCCAACCTGGGCCTGCTCACGCCCTACATCCGCTACGAAGTGCGCGTCACCAACAACGGCCCCGCGGTGATGAACGCCGCCACCGTGCGCTCCGCCCTGCCCGCCGGTCTGTCCGCCAGCTCCAGCGAATGCACGGCGTCCTCCGGCACCGTCACCTGCGGCTTCGGGCCCCTGGCGGTCGGCGCCACCCAGTCGCGCTTCTTCACCGTCCCCCTGGGCCTGCTCAACATCGGGCTGCCGTACACCGTGACGGCCACCCGCGTGGCGGGGGAGCCCGAGGATCCGAACGCCGCCAACAACCAGGACTCGCGCCGCTGCACCGCGATCAGCATCCTGCTCGTCTCCTGCGATTGA
- a CDS encoding TolC family protein: MNALLFAALLAQTGTPGAVPAQPGSGHPVALAQNTAPMQRAPQAPAPATPTAPATNAPPPTAPAPNAASPNTRAPVPRAPNAPAREAPRAGTPAAQDPDSVPEVPPPFHADVSDPLLAPVPPAPLQLQSWNEALTLLRQRSTDLQAALGQVEAAAGAWRIALSNLLPNVSGNLSAQYNLLNPSFIFFDGGTVPTSGAGSTPTDLLGVGVLNATVPVVDLASLYALGSAKQTRRTAALSLAETRRQLTRGLAQALVSVSSMERLAEVNRVNLRTALERLSLAQRRFDLGAGTRLDVVRVEQDAQTARRNLVTGDENLRKARESLGLALGTPGAVGLRQGLELTTLLQGTSQSCHTLESLSNRADIAASRSRLLVAERAIGEVKRQYAPTLDLTSGTYAFTVNPGFAKVPIWNVGASLVLPFWDGGAREGRMRQARGQLEQAHADITARERNIAVEVTQAKRAVQVTLATRELADRERQLAEENDRLTRRSFEVGTGTSLELVESAGALRQAELDLVITDFQFHQAQVDAFLSEAACDW; the protein is encoded by the coding sequence ATGAACGCACTTCTGTTCGCAGCCCTGCTGGCCCAGACCGGAACCCCCGGCGCGGTTCCCGCTCAGCCCGGCTCCGGACACCCCGTGGCCCTGGCGCAGAACACCGCGCCCATGCAGCGCGCCCCCCAGGCTCCCGCGCCGGCCACGCCCACCGCGCCCGCGACGAACGCGCCCCCGCCCACCGCGCCGGCCCCCAACGCGGCCTCGCCAAACACGCGGGCGCCTGTCCCCCGCGCGCCGAACGCTCCCGCACGGGAAGCCCCTCGCGCCGGCACGCCCGCGGCCCAGGACCCGGACTCCGTCCCGGAGGTGCCACCCCCCTTCCACGCGGACGTGTCGGATCCGCTGCTGGCGCCGGTGCCTCCCGCCCCCCTTCAGCTCCAGTCCTGGAACGAAGCGCTCACGCTGCTGCGCCAGCGCTCCACCGACCTCCAGGCGGCGCTGGGCCAGGTGGAGGCGGCCGCGGGCGCGTGGCGCATCGCGCTCTCCAACCTGCTGCCCAACGTCAGCGGCAACCTGTCCGCCCAGTACAACCTGCTCAACCCGAGCTTCATCTTCTTCGACGGGGGGACGGTGCCGACGAGCGGGGCCGGCAGCACCCCCACGGACCTGCTGGGCGTGGGCGTCCTCAACGCGACCGTGCCGGTGGTGGACCTGGCCAGCCTCTATGCCCTGGGCAGCGCGAAGCAGACGCGGCGCACCGCCGCCCTGTCCCTGGCGGAGACGCGCCGGCAGCTCACCCGGGGGCTCGCGCAGGCCCTGGTGTCGGTGTCCTCCATGGAGCGGCTGGCGGAGGTCAACCGCGTCAACCTGCGCACCGCGCTGGAGCGGCTGTCGCTCGCGCAGCGCCGCTTCGACCTGGGCGCCGGCACCCGGCTGGACGTCGTGCGCGTGGAGCAGGACGCGCAGACCGCCCGCCGCAACCTCGTCACCGGTGACGAGAACCTGCGCAAGGCCCGCGAGTCCCTGGGGCTCGCCCTGGGCACCCCGGGCGCGGTGGGGCTCAGACAGGGCCTGGAGCTGACCACGCTCCTCCAGGGCACGAGCCAGTCCTGTCACACGCTGGAGTCGCTGTCGAACCGGGCGGACATCGCCGCCTCGCGCTCCCGGCTGCTGGTGGCGGAGCGCGCCATCGGCGAGGTGAAGCGGCAGTACGCCCCCACCCTGGACCTCACCAGCGGCACCTATGCCTTCACCGTCAACCCGGGCTTCGCCAAGGTCCCCATCTGGAACGTCGGCGCCAGCCTGGTGCTGCCCTTCTGGGATGGCGGCGCGCGCGAGGGCCGGATGCGCCAGGCGCGCGGCCAGCTGGAGCAGGCCCACGCGGACATCACCGCGCGCGAGCGCAACATCGCCGTGGAGGTGACGCAGGCGAAGCGCGCCGTGCAGGTGACGCTGGCGACGCGCGAGTTGGCGGACCGCGAGCGCCAGCTGGCGGAAGAGAATGACCGGCTCACCCGCCGCAGCTTCGAGGTGGGCACCGGAACAAGCCTGGAGCTGGTGGAGTCGGCCGGGGCCCTGCGGCAGGCGGAGCTGGATCTGGTCATCACCGACTTCCAGTTCCACCAGGCCCAGGTGGATGCATTCCTGTCGGAGGCAGCATGCGATTGGTGA
- a CDS encoding efflux RND transporter periplasmic adaptor subunit has protein sequence MRLVRGGWGTWGLVLALAGACSGKDPGQSTPGGGPQAGKQSQGGGKPVSVQVLQVKPGTVRDIGEYVGTLISRRSITIYPQVAGYVKSIPIRPGVPVKTGQVLLVVDPRQEQANLRATQAQKSSAVASREYARRTRERSAQLLKEGLVSRQDYEQAVAQAEQADAQAQAVEAQIQNQQVQLGFFNVSAPFDGVVGDIPVKLGDYVTPQTGLTIVDQAELLELSVQVPVDQAARVKLGQTPLEVVDVDGKALVRAPAFFIASTPNPTTQLVEVKAAFRNTGGLRAGQLVRAQLVYDVREALTMPTTAVTRQGSQSFAMVVGQGDAGTVAKRQPVTLGLVEGNDYEVLKGLDAGTQVVISGVQQLRDGMPIQPRPAEPKQGQSEAMPLPPPQGTGGGADAGR, from the coding sequence ATGCGATTGGTGAGGGGCGGTTGGGGTACGTGGGGGCTCGTCCTCGCGCTGGCGGGAGCATGCAGCGGCAAGGACCCCGGCCAGTCCACGCCCGGCGGGGGGCCGCAGGCGGGCAAGCAGAGCCAGGGCGGCGGCAAGCCCGTGTCCGTGCAGGTGCTCCAGGTGAAGCCCGGCACGGTGCGCGACATCGGCGAGTACGTGGGCACGCTCATCTCCCGGCGCAGCATCACCATCTACCCGCAGGTGGCCGGCTACGTGAAATCCATCCCCATCCGCCCTGGCGTCCCGGTGAAGACCGGGCAGGTGCTGCTGGTGGTGGATCCGCGCCAGGAGCAGGCCAACCTGCGCGCGACCCAGGCCCAGAAGTCCTCCGCCGTCGCCAGCCGCGAATACGCGCGCCGGACGCGCGAGCGCAGCGCGCAGCTGCTCAAGGAAGGGCTCGTCAGCCGCCAGGACTACGAACAGGCCGTGGCCCAGGCGGAGCAGGCCGACGCCCAGGCCCAGGCGGTGGAGGCGCAGATCCAGAACCAGCAGGTGCAGCTGGGGTTCTTCAACGTGAGCGCCCCCTTCGACGGCGTCGTCGGCGACATCCCGGTGAAGCTGGGCGACTACGTCACGCCCCAGACGGGCCTCACCATCGTGGACCAGGCCGAGCTGCTGGAGCTGTCCGTGCAGGTGCCGGTGGACCAGGCCGCGCGCGTGAAGCTGGGCCAGACGCCGCTGGAGGTGGTGGACGTGGACGGGAAGGCGCTCGTGCGCGCGCCCGCGTTCTTCATCGCCAGCACGCCCAACCCCACCACCCAGCTGGTGGAGGTGAAGGCCGCCTTCCGGAACACCGGAGGGCTGAGGGCCGGCCAGCTGGTGCGCGCGCAGCTGGTCTACGACGTGCGCGAGGCCTTGACCATGCCCACCACCGCGGTGACACGGCAGGGCAGCCAGTCCTTCGCCATGGTGGTGGGCCAGGGCGACGCCGGCACCGTGGCGAAGCGCCAGCCGGTGACGCTGGGGCTCGTCGAGGGCAACGACTACGAGGTCCTGAAGGGCCTGGACGCGGGCACGCAGGTGGTCATCAGCGGCGTGCAGCAGCTGCGCGACGGCATGCCCATCCAGCCCAGGCCCGCAGAACCGAAGCAGGGCCAGAGCGAAGCCATGCCCCTGCCGCCGCCACAGGGCACGGGCGGCGGCGCGGACGCGGGTCGGTAG
- a CDS encoding efflux RND transporter permease subunit: MHFSDFFIRRPVFASVVSILITLVGAISIPGLPIEQYPELALPQVQITATYTGASAETVESSVTTVLERQLNGMEGMRYLASTSTDDGQCSIIATFDPSRDPDLAAVDAQNRVATATPQLPAQVNALGITVRKAQTQLLVAFGIFDKEKRYDPEFLSNYADVFIRDALLRVKGVGDVRIFGERRFAMRLWLDPTELARRKLTAQDVVLALQEQNVQVGAGKVGQAPTASDQAYQLSLQVNGQLSSAKEFENIVVQRGADGALVRIRDVGRAQLGAESYTQLLRFDGQDAVGLGITQLPRSNALQVREGVEAELKRLSVNFPPGLTYKVAFDTTLAVSASIREVLQSLGEAILLVIIVIFIFLHGWRSVLVAVTTLPVSLVGTFMFVNAFGFSLNTLTLFGLTLATGLVVDDAIVVIENVERVMEHDKLDAHTATSRGMQQVSGVVVATALVLSAVFIPVSFFPGTTGAIYRQFALTIAFSISLSALVALTLSPALCARLLRANEGKKFLLARKFDDGLDSLRRGYGKLLGFMLGKARWLVVAAFVVFLAATGLLYRSVPSGFIPDEDQAYLIVAVQGPEGTSLEYTRQVLLQVEAILHKQPEVIDIFTVGGFSLLGTGANYGSLFINLKPWEERKKKEESVASMVERLRGPLSQVGGARVLPLQPPAIRGVGSVGGFEFVLEDQEGAHSLEELAQATQALVGKANQEPRLRGVFSAYSAGSPQLNIEVDREKAKAQGVPLSAVFSTLQVYMGSQYVNDFTFANRVYRVFVQAAIPFRDNPKDIGSFYVRSDSGGMVPLEALVKLTPVATAQTISHYNLFRAANINGQGRPGVSTGQSLQIMENLAQQTLPPGFTYEWTGLSLEQKSAGNTVLVIFALGIIFVFLVLSAQYESFALPFVVMLAVPVAMLGALLLQTLRGLVNDVFCQVGLVMLVGLASKNAILIVEFGEQLRAQGQGVVESAINAAETRLRPILMTSFAFLFGVVPLMLASGAGSAARKSLGTTVFGGMLFSTFVNLIFIPVLYAIVEGARTKILKHRKHGNSTGGPPSPPSPPLPPEEEPPRPQPA; encoded by the coding sequence ATGCACTTCTCCGACTTCTTCATCCGGCGCCCCGTCTTCGCGAGCGTGGTGTCCATCCTCATCACGCTCGTGGGCGCCATCTCCATCCCCGGCCTCCCCATCGAGCAGTACCCGGAGCTGGCGCTGCCGCAGGTGCAGATCACCGCCACGTACACCGGCGCGTCCGCGGAGACGGTGGAGAGCTCCGTCACCACGGTGCTGGAGCGCCAGCTCAACGGCATGGAGGGCATGCGCTACCTGGCCTCCACCAGCACCGACGACGGCCAGTGCTCCATCATCGCCACCTTCGACCCGTCGCGAGACCCGGACCTGGCGGCGGTGGACGCGCAGAACCGCGTGGCCACCGCCACGCCGCAGCTCCCCGCGCAGGTCAACGCCCTGGGCATCACCGTGCGCAAGGCGCAGACGCAGCTGCTCGTGGCCTTTGGCATCTTCGACAAGGAGAAGCGCTACGACCCGGAGTTCCTCAGCAACTACGCGGACGTCTTCATCCGCGACGCGCTCCTGCGCGTGAAGGGCGTGGGCGACGTGCGCATCTTCGGCGAGCGCCGCTTCGCCATGCGCCTGTGGCTGGACCCCACGGAGCTGGCCCGGCGCAAGCTCACCGCCCAGGACGTGGTCCTCGCGCTGCAGGAGCAGAACGTCCAGGTGGGCGCGGGCAAGGTGGGCCAGGCGCCCACCGCCAGCGACCAGGCGTACCAGCTGTCCCTCCAGGTGAACGGGCAGCTGTCGTCCGCCAAGGAGTTCGAGAACATCGTCGTGCAGCGCGGGGCGGACGGCGCCCTGGTGCGCATCCGCGACGTGGGCCGCGCGCAGCTGGGCGCGGAGAGCTACACGCAGCTCCTGCGCTTCGACGGGCAGGACGCGGTGGGTCTGGGCATCACCCAGCTGCCGCGCTCCAACGCGCTGCAGGTGCGCGAGGGCGTGGAGGCGGAGCTCAAGCGGCTGTCGGTCAACTTCCCGCCCGGCCTCACCTACAAGGTGGCGTTCGACACGACGCTCGCGGTGAGCGCGTCCATCCGGGAGGTGCTCCAGTCGCTGGGCGAGGCCATCCTGCTGGTCATCATCGTCATCTTCATCTTCCTGCACGGCTGGCGCAGCGTGCTGGTCGCGGTGACGACGCTGCCGGTGTCGCTGGTGGGCACGTTCATGTTCGTGAACGCGTTCGGCTTCTCCCTCAACACGCTGACGCTGTTCGGCCTGACGCTGGCCACGGGCCTGGTGGTGGATGACGCCATCGTCGTCATCGAGAACGTCGAGCGCGTGATGGAGCACGACAAGCTGGACGCGCACACGGCCACCTCCCGAGGCATGCAGCAGGTGTCCGGCGTCGTGGTGGCCACCGCGCTGGTGCTCTCCGCGGTGTTCATCCCGGTGTCGTTCTTCCCCGGCACGACGGGCGCCATCTACCGCCAGTTCGCCCTCACCATCGCCTTCTCCATCAGCCTCTCCGCGCTGGTCGCCCTCACCCTGTCCCCCGCGCTGTGCGCGCGCCTGCTGCGCGCCAACGAGGGCAAGAAGTTCCTGCTGGCGCGCAAGTTCGACGACGGGCTGGATTCGCTCCGGCGCGGCTATGGGAAGCTGCTGGGCTTCATGCTGGGCAAGGCGCGCTGGCTCGTCGTCGCCGCGTTCGTCGTGTTCCTCGCCGCCACGGGGCTGCTCTACCGCTCCGTGCCCAGCGGCTTCATCCCGGACGAGGACCAGGCCTACCTCATCGTCGCGGTGCAGGGCCCGGAGGGCACGTCGCTGGAGTACACGCGGCAGGTGCTCCTCCAGGTGGAGGCCATCCTCCACAAGCAGCCGGAGGTCATCGACATCTTCACCGTGGGCGGCTTCTCCCTGCTGGGCACGGGCGCCAACTACGGCTCGCTCTTCATCAACCTGAAGCCCTGGGAGGAGCGCAAGAAGAAGGAGGAGAGCGTCGCGTCCATGGTGGAGCGGCTGCGCGGCCCGCTGTCGCAGGTGGGCGGCGCGCGGGTGCTGCCGCTGCAGCCGCCCGCCATCCGGGGCGTGGGCAGCGTGGGCGGCTTCGAGTTCGTGCTGGAGGACCAGGAGGGCGCCCACTCGCTGGAGGAGCTGGCGCAGGCGACCCAGGCGCTGGTGGGCAAGGCGAACCAGGAGCCCCGGCTGCGCGGCGTGTTCTCCGCGTACTCCGCGGGCTCGCCCCAGCTCAACATCGAGGTGGACCGCGAGAAGGCCAAGGCGCAGGGCGTGCCCCTGAGCGCGGTGTTCTCCACGCTCCAGGTGTACATGGGCAGCCAGTACGTGAACGACTTCACCTTCGCCAACCGCGTCTACCGCGTGTTCGTGCAGGCGGCCATCCCCTTCCGCGACAACCCGAAGGACATCGGCAGCTTCTACGTGCGCTCGGACTCCGGAGGCATGGTGCCGCTGGAGGCGCTGGTGAAGCTCACCCCCGTCGCCACCGCGCAGACCATCAGCCACTACAACCTCTTCCGCGCCGCGAACATCAACGGCCAGGGCCGGCCCGGCGTCAGCACGGGCCAGTCACTGCAGATCATGGAGAACCTGGCCCAGCAGACGCTGCCCCCCGGCTTCACCTACGAGTGGACCGGCCTGTCCCTGGAGCAGAAGAGCGCGGGCAACACGGTGCTCGTCATCTTCGCGCTGGGCATCATCTTCGTCTTCCTGGTGCTGTCCGCCCAGTACGAGAGCTTCGCCCTGCCCTTCGTCGTCATGCTCGCGGTGCCCGTGGCGATGCTGGGCGCGCTGCTCCTGCAGACCCTGCGCGGGCTGGTGAACGACGTGTTCTGTCAGGTGGGCCTGGTGATGCTGGTGGGGCTCGCGTCGAAGAACGCCATCCTCATCGTGGAGTTCGGTGAACAGCTGCGCGCCCAGGGCCAAGGCGTGGTGGAGTCCGCCATCAACGCGGCGGAGACGCGGCTGCGCCCCATCCTGATGACGTCCTTCGCGTTCCTCTTCGGCGTGGTGCCGCTGATGCTGGCCAGCGGCGCGGGCTCCGCCGCGCGCAAGTCGCTGGGCACCACCGTCTTCGGCGGGATGCTCTTCTCCACCTTCGTCAACCTCATCTTCATCCCGGTGCTCTACGCCATCGTCGAAGGCGCTCGGACGAAGATCCTGAAACATCGAAAGCACGGCAACTCCACGGGCGGTCCACCGTCCCCGCCGTCGCCGCCACTCCCTCCCGAGGAGGAGCCGCCGCGACCCCAGCCCGCGTAG
- a CDS encoding cyclic nucleotide-binding and patatin-like phospholipase domain-containing protein, producing MASPLTVDERRRWLYTLKQAPALRHTRASVLLRLLGRARLVEPAAGDGVCREGEEVDGIYLLRSGEWEVTAGGSVLLHLRSGMSLGVEALARGTWPVTVTARSASHALFIPRAELDAVAAAPRHGGAGAGSGPRAEVVTFRTQGLELPPAVLSTLVELVAKVMVHDFGDRVLLVRAGTKRTEGAVRGADGVYRRAVGPRTREAGGAPFVAPDEDFDCVLVDGLAVPEGLATREVRLVPPEGEADAGELSRAPVLSTVLLSPWRSQGSPTLRGRSLPDEDGWDEAAPPPGCRLRLDWERLVARRGDSRPLAALGLDAGTRDALSRWARAITGRRVGLALSGGGVWGFYHVHLLRRLAALDVPVDFLSSSSMGSLVGAYFCGTARDGREGLDGLRRLQHRAKVGHLSAAALSSVVTTQAMEWLVRGDLGDLALEELPTAFLPVTTDLSTGRCVVLEKGPLALAVRASGSAPGVWAPTLQPPARYVDGAFTSMVPVDVLLDAGADLVFSSNIFPMGHHHAARPLLPGAVGLFLSALNPVARAKDLLASGVLLLHRSGDLESARGDLRYDVGPRDHPLLGSMRFSHVDDVLDEAARDMDLEQKLLELKQAWESLRVRRNTGGGRRAA from the coding sequence ATGGCTTCTCCCCTGACTGTCGATGAGCGGCGTCGGTGGCTGTACACGTTGAAGCAGGCGCCCGCGCTGCGCCACACCCGCGCGTCCGTCCTCCTTCGCCTGCTGGGAAGGGCCCGGCTGGTGGAGCCCGCCGCGGGTGACGGCGTCTGCCGGGAAGGCGAGGAGGTGGACGGCATCTACCTCCTGCGCTCGGGCGAGTGGGAGGTGACGGCGGGAGGGTCCGTGCTCTTGCACCTGCGCTCGGGCATGTCGCTGGGCGTGGAGGCGCTCGCGCGGGGCACGTGGCCCGTCACGGTGACGGCGCGGTCCGCGTCGCACGCGCTGTTCATTCCCCGCGCGGAGCTGGACGCCGTGGCGGCCGCGCCCCGTCACGGCGGGGCGGGAGCGGGGAGCGGGCCGCGCGCGGAGGTGGTGACGTTCCGGACGCAGGGCCTGGAGCTGCCGCCCGCGGTGCTGTCCACGCTGGTGGAGCTGGTGGCGAAGGTGATGGTCCACGACTTCGGGGACCGGGTGCTGCTGGTGCGCGCCGGGACGAAGCGGACGGAGGGCGCGGTGCGCGGCGCGGATGGCGTGTACCGCCGCGCGGTGGGCCCGCGTACGCGGGAGGCCGGGGGCGCGCCGTTCGTGGCCCCGGACGAGGACTTCGACTGCGTGCTGGTGGACGGGCTCGCGGTGCCGGAGGGCCTGGCCACGCGCGAGGTGCGGCTGGTGCCGCCCGAGGGCGAAGCGGACGCCGGGGAGCTCTCGCGAGCGCCGGTGCTGTCCACGGTGCTGCTGTCGCCGTGGCGCTCGCAGGGCAGCCCGACGCTGCGGGGCCGCTCGCTGCCGGACGAGGACGGCTGGGACGAGGCCGCGCCGCCGCCCGGGTGCCGGCTGCGGCTGGACTGGGAGCGGCTGGTGGCGCGCAGGGGGGATTCGCGGCCCCTGGCCGCGCTGGGGCTGGACGCGGGGACGCGGGATGCGCTGTCGCGGTGGGCGCGCGCCATCACCGGCCGGCGCGTGGGGCTGGCGCTCAGCGGCGGCGGCGTGTGGGGCTTCTACCACGTGCACCTGCTGCGGCGGCTGGCGGCGCTGGACGTGCCAGTGGACTTCCTCAGCAGCTCCAGCATGGGCTCCCTGGTGGGCGCGTACTTCTGCGGCACCGCGCGCGACGGGCGCGAGGGCCTGGATGGCCTGCGCCGGCTCCAGCACCGCGCGAAGGTCGGGCACCTGTCCGCGGCGGCGCTGTCCTCCGTCGTCACCACGCAGGCCATGGAGTGGCTGGTGCGAGGCGACCTGGGGGACCTGGCGCTGGAGGAGCTGCCCACGGCCTTCCTGCCGGTGACGACGGACCTGTCCACGGGCCGGTGCGTGGTGCTGGAGAAGGGGCCGCTGGCGCTGGCGGTGCGCGCCAGCGGTTCGGCGCCGGGCGTGTGGGCGCCCACGCTCCAGCCGCCCGCGCGCTACGTGGACGGGGCCTTCACCAGCATGGTGCCGGTGGACGTGCTGCTCGACGCGGGCGCGGACCTGGTCTTCTCCAGCAACATCTTCCCCATGGGCCACCACCACGCCGCGCGGCCGCTGCTGCCCGGGGCGGTGGGGCTGTTCCTCTCCGCGCTCAACCCGGTGGCGCGGGCCAAGGACCTGCTGGCCAGCGGCGTGCTGCTGCTGCACCGCAGCGGCGACCTGGAGTCGGCGCGCGGGGACCTGCGCTATGACGTGGGCCCGCGCGACCATCCGCTGCTCGGGTCCATGCGCTTCTCGCACGTGGACGACGTGCTGGACGAGGCCGCGCGCGACATGGACCTGGAGCAGAAGCTGCTGGAGCTCAAGCAGGCCTGGGAGTCGCTGCGCGTGCGCCGCAACACGGGCGGCGGAAGGAGGGCCGCGTGA
- a CDS encoding 3-oxoacyl-ACP synthase III family protein, translated as MIPVRILGTASVLPGPPVTTAALCERVGRDAAEVEKKTGIRTRHFAPAGTRAADLGAQALRGALEAAGLEASALKRILFVSSMGGDVTTPANGSRVAAALGLSGTCDAMDVGNACMGFLSAFDLAARSVATGLGPVGVVSVELLSRTTRPEDPRPYLVLGDAAAAVVLGDARPGEGVLGAAFGNDGTLPPDVVLENPHMTGRPEGMRFLTPSRDMTRVALGALKRAASEVLQRAGLTVADVAWVLTHQPNGSMLAAILQALEVPPEKSVTVVDTVGSVGSASLGTGLDRLWRTRPVKPGDRVLLVGVGAGVAHGAVLYRVGG; from the coding sequence GTGATTCCCGTCCGCATCCTGGGCACCGCGAGCGTGCTCCCCGGCCCGCCGGTGACGACCGCCGCGCTGTGCGAGCGCGTGGGGCGCGACGCGGCGGAGGTGGAGAAGAAGACGGGCATCCGCACGCGGCACTTCGCCCCGGCGGGCACGCGGGCGGCGGACCTGGGGGCGCAGGCCCTGCGAGGCGCGCTGGAGGCGGCGGGCCTGGAGGCGTCCGCGCTCAAGCGCATCCTCTTCGTGTCGTCCATGGGCGGGGACGTCACCACGCCGGCCAACGGCAGCCGGGTGGCGGCGGCGCTGGGGCTGTCGGGCACCTGCGACGCCATGGACGTGGGCAACGCGTGCATGGGGTTCCTGAGCGCCTTCGACCTGGCGGCGCGCTCGGTGGCGACGGGGCTGGGGCCGGTGGGCGTGGTGTCCGTGGAGCTGCTGTCGCGCACGACGCGGCCGGAGGACCCCCGGCCCTACCTGGTGCTGGGCGACGCGGCGGCGGCGGTGGTGCTGGGCGACGCGCGGCCGGGCGAGGGCGTGCTGGGCGCCGCCTTCGGCAACGACGGCACGCTCCCGCCGGACGTCGTGCTGGAGAACCCGCACATGACGGGCCGGCCGGAGGGCATGCGCTTCCTCACGCCATCCCGGGACATGACGCGCGTGGCGCTGGGAGCGCTGAAGCGCGCGGCGTCGGAGGTGCTTCAGCGGGCGGGGCTGACGGTGGCGGACGTGGCGTGGGTGCTGACGCACCAGCCCAACGGCAGCATGCTCGCGGCCATCCTCCAGGCGCTGGAGGTGCCGCCCGAGAAGAGCGTGACGGTGGTGGACACGGTGGGCAGCGTGGGTTCCGCGTCCCTCGGGACGGGGTTGGACCGGCTGTGGCGCACGCGGCCGGTGAAGCCCGGGGACCGGGTGCTGCTGGTGGGCGTGGGCGCGGGCGTGGCGCACGGCGCGGTGCTGTACCGGGTGGGCGGATGA